Below is a genomic region from Rhizobium sp. 9140.
GTATCGCTGGGCGAGCCCTTACCAGGACGAGTGGGACAACGCGATCGACAACTGGAAGCGCGTCATCGAGATTGCGGTCGAGATGGATGGTCCGATGCTCGTCTCGGAGTTCGGGCGTGGCGGATCGCCGGACCGCAGCCTAAACGATCGCTCGGGCCTTCATCGTCCCGAGACCTGCGAGGCCCAGTTCTTCCGCGCCATGGATATTCTCGTGCCTCTCCTCGAGAAGGAAGGCCTTGTCCTGTCTCTGGAAGCGCACCCGGAAGACTGGATCGAACAGATCGCACCGGCCGTCGATATCATCAAGACGATCAACTCGCCGTCCGTCAAAGCGTCGTTCATCGCGCCGCACACGTTCTTCTACGGTCCCGACATGGTTGCCAATCTTCGTGCGACGGAGGGGCATCTGGTGCATGTCCGGCTGGCCGACACCTACGACCACAACAAGTCGTCGGAGCTTCGCTACATCGTCAACCCTCCGGGTTCCAAGGTGCGCGTCCATCAGCACACCAACTTCGGCCAGGGCGAGATCGATTTCGACACGTTCTTCGCAACGCTCGCAGACATGAAATTCGACGGTGTTCTCTCGAACTGCGTGTTCGCCTGGGAAGACCGTGTCGATGAGAGCGCGCGCTTCATGCTCAACGAAACCCGGCGCTACGTCGCCAAATACTGGAATGAGGCCTGAAATGACTGTTAGAATTGGTGTTATCGGCACGGGTGCCATCGGGCGCGATCATGCGCGCCGCATCAACCACGTCCTTGGCGGCGCAAGGATCGTCGCTCTGAGCGACGTCAACCGGGCCTCGGCCGAAGCGGTCAAGGCAGACATCGCACCGGATGCCGCCATTTTCGACACGGGCGAGGCGCTGATCGCCTCGCCGGATGTCGATGCCGTTCTCGTGACCTCCTGGGGCGCGACGCACGAACAATATGTCCTCGCAGCAATCGCTGCCGGCAAGCCGTGTTTCTGCGAGAAGCCGTTGGCCACGACGGCGGATGGCGGCAAGCGCATCGTCGATGCGGAGGTCGCTCATGGGAAACGCCTCGTGCAGGTCGGCTTCATGCGCCGCTACGATGCGGGCTACGTCGCCCTGAAGAAGGTGGTCGACAGCCAGATCGGCGCGCCGATCATGGTGCATGCCGCGCACCGCAACCCCGCCGTGCCCGAGCAATACGTCACCCCGATGGCGATCCACGACACGATGATCCACGAGATCGACGTGCTGCGCTGGCTGCTCGACGACGACTACGTCTCCGCCCGCGTTCTCTTTCCGCGGGCCTCCGCCCGCAGCCATGCCAAGCTGCGCGATCCCCAGATCGTCATTCTGGAAACCGCCAAGGGCACGATCATCGACGTCGAGATCTTCGTGAACTGCCACTACGGCTACGACATCCAGTGCCAGGTCGTCGGCGAGGACGGTATCGCCAACTTGCCCGACCCCATGGCCATTCCCATGCGTCTCGGTGCGCGCCAGCAGAGCGAGATCCTGACCGACTGGAAGGACCGTTTCATCGCCAGCTACGACGTCGAACTGCAGGATTTCATCCATGCCGCGGCCAGGGGCACCGCCTCCGGCCCCAGTTCATGGGACGGCTATGTCGCCGCAATCACATCGGATGCCTGCGTCAGCGCGCAGGATGCCGAAGGTGCCGCGATCGCCATCAACCTTCCCGCCCGTCCGGCGCTGTATAACTGAGGTCTCCCATGCGTTTTGCCATCAACCACATCACGGCCCCGAACCTGTCTCTCGAGGATTTCTTTTCAACCGCCCGCCGTCTCGGGCTGACGGAGGTCGAAATCCGCAACGACACCCCGGATGTCGTCCACACGATGGACCCCGCAGACGTCAAGGCGGCGGCGGAGAAGGCCGGCGTCGAGATCGTTTCGATCAACGCGCTTTATCCCTTCAACGTCTGGTCGGGAGATCTCCCGGCAAAGGCTGTGGCTCTGGCGGATTACGCTGCGGCGAGCGGCGCCAAGGCGCTGGTCATGTGCCCGCTGAATGACGGGACAAAGGTATCTTTCGATGATCTCGTGGCAGCTCTCTCAGCCATGAAGCCGATCCTTCAGGAGCGCGGTCTGACAGGCCTCGTCGAGCCCCTGGGATTCCCGATCTCCTCCTTGAGAACGAAGGCGGAAGCCCTCAGCGCCATCGATGCGGCTGACGGCAGCGATGTCTACAGACTGGTCCACGACACCTTCCATCATCACCTTGCGGGGGAAACCGAGTTTTTCCCGAGCCGCACGGGCCTTGTCCACATCTCGGGCGTGGTCGATCCGGCGGTTGCGGTGGACGACATGCTCGATGCGCACCGCGTGCTGGTGGATGATGCAGACCGTCTGGAGAACGTGGCGCAGATCAAGGCGCTGATCGCCGCCGGCTTCGATGGCCCCTTCAGCTTCGAGCCCTTTGCCGAAGAGGTCCACGCGTTGACCGATCCGGAAGCGGCCGTCCGCGAGAGCATCGCCTACGTCTCGGCCCATCTCTGACGCAACGAGCGGCCGTGTCTGCGCGCAGGTGCAGGCACGGTCGATCCCTGGAACCGCGGCCCATGCCGGAGGATGAAATGAACAAGTCACTGGATGTCATCACGATCGGTCGATCATCCGTCGATCTCTACGGTGCTCAGATCGGCGGACGTCTGGAGGATATGGGCTCCTTCCGCAAATATATCGGCGGCTCGCCGACCAATATGGCTGCGGGAACAGCCCGACTCGGCCTCCGGTCCGCCCTGATCACGCGGGTGGGCAACGAGCATATGGGGCGCTTCATCCGCGAGGAACTGGCGCGCGAAGGCGTCGATGTCACCGGCGTGAAAACCGATCCCGAGCGGCTGACGGCGCTCGTGCTTCTCGGCATCCGTGACGAGGAGACATTCCCGCTGATCTTCTATCGCGAGAACTGCGCCGACATGGCCTTGAGCGAGGACGACATTGACGAAGAGCTCATTGCCCGTTCACGCTCCGTCGTTGCCACCGGCACGCATCTGAGCCACCCCGACACCGAAAAGGCCGTTCTGAAGGCGCTGGAGCTTGCCCGCAAGCACGGAGCCCGGACCGCGCTCGATATCGACTACCGTCCCAATCTCTGGGGCCTTGCCGGCCATGGCGACGGCGAAAGCCGGTTCGTCGAAAGTGCGGCCGTCACATCCAAGCTGCAATCGACGCTTCATCTCTTCGACCTCATCGTGGGGACGGAAGAGGAATTCCACATCGCGGGCGGCTCCACGGACACCATCGCGGCGTTGCGTGCGGTGCGCGCCGTCTCGCGCGCGACGCTCGTCTGCAAACGCGGTGCGGCAGGAGCCGTCGCCTTCACGGGCAATATTCCCGACGATCTTAACGACGGAGAAACCGGGCCCGGCTATCCCATCGAGGTCTTCAACGTGCTGGGTGCGGGCGACGGGTTCATGTCCGGCCTCATCAAGGGCTGGCTCGAGGATGCCGCTTGGCCGCGTGCCCTTCAATATGCCAATGCCTGCGGCGCCTTTGCCGTCAGCCGCCACGGCTGCACGCCGGCCTATCCCTCGCTGGCGGAGCTTACGTTCTTCCTCGATCGAGGGGTGAAGACCAAGGCGCTGCGTCAGGATCCTGAGCTCGAGCAGATCCACTGGGCGACGAACCGGCACCAGGACTGGTCGATCATGCGTGTCTTCGCCTTCGATCACCGCATGCAGCTGGAAGCCATGCCGGGAGCCACGCCCGAGAAGATCGGCCACTTCAAGGCGCTCTGCCTCCAAGCCGCGCTCGGCGTGCAGAACGGTCAGCCGGGATACGGCATTCTCTGCGACAATCGCCTCGGCAAGCGCGCTCTGCACGCGGCTTCCGGCACCGGCCTCTGGATCGGCCGTCCGGTGGAGTGGCCGGGATCGCGTCCGCTGACGCTCGAGCCGGAGATCGGTCCCGACTTCGGCGGCCTGGATGAATGGCCGCTCGACAATGTCGTGAAGGTCCTGTGCTTCTGCCATCCCGATGATGCGACCGACCTGAGGGATGCGCAGGAGGAAACGGTCAGGCGACTTTTTGCGGCCGCGCGGCGCAACCGGCTGGAGTTTTTGCTGGAGATCATTCCGTCGAAAGTCAGCCCTGTGAATGATGACACCAACGCCACGCTGATCCGCCGCTTCTACGAGATCGGCGTCTATCCCGACTGGTGGAAGCTGGAGCCGATGGCGAGCCGCGTTGCCTGGGAGAAGGCCTGCACCGCCATCACCGACAACGATCCGAACACACGCGGCATCGTGGTCCTTGGGCTTGATGCGCCGGAGGACGAATTGGCGGCCAGCTTCAATGTCGCCGCCAGCTTCCCGCTGGTGAAGGGCTTTGCGGTGGGACGAACGATCTTCGCCCAGGCGGCCCGAGACTGGCTTGTCGGTGCGACCACGGATGCGGATGCCGTTGCAGATATGCAGGCCCGCTACCGCCGCCTTTGCGTCCTCTGGGACACGGCGCGGGCGGCGGCGCAGGACAATGATGCGGCGGTTTCGTCGCAGGGAGGACTTTGACATGACCGACACCGTTCGACTGACCGCGGCGCAAGCCATGTTCCGCTGGCTTTCCGTGCAGATGACCGAAGAGGGAGACCGCTTCATCGAAGGCGTCTGGGCGATCTTCGGCCATGGCAACGTCGCCGGCATTGGCGAGGCCTTGCATGGCATCGGTGCGAAGCTGCCGACATGGCGCGGACAGAACGAGCAGACGATGGCGCATGCGGCCATCGCCTATGCCAAGACGAAGCGCCGCCGGAAAGCCATGGCGGTAACGTCCTCCATCGGTCCCGGCTCGACCAATCTCGTCACGGCCGCAGCGCTCGCCCATGTGAACCGCCTGCCGGTCCTCTTCATTCCAGGCGACGTCTTCGCAAATCGCCGGCCGGATCCGGTCCTCCAGCAGATCGAGGATTTCGACGACGGCACGATGAGCGTCACGGATTGCTTCCGCCCGGTCAGCCGCTATTTTGACCGGATTACCCGGCCCGAGCATCTTCTGACCGCACTGCCGCGCGCCCTTCAGGTGATGACGGACCCCGCCACCTGCGGTCCCGTCACGCTGGCCTTCTGCCAGGATGTTCAGGCGGAGGCCTACGACTATCCCCTGTCCTTCTTCGACACGAAGACATGGCGCATCCGGCGCCCGGAGCCCGACATGCGGGAGGTTGAGGATGTCGTTGCGGCGCTGAAGGCTGCGCAGACCCCCGTCATCGTCGCCGGCGGCGGCGTGCTCTA
It encodes:
- a CDS encoding sugar phosphate isomerase/epimerase family protein produces the protein MKHTLDPHMFRHLSLEDTCRKVADLGYDYVELSPRPDFLSWWTRPKVYPERVASFKKALKDHGVGLATLQPMYRWASPYQDEWDNAIDNWKRVIEIAVEMDGPMLVSEFGRGGSPDRSLNDRSGLHRPETCEAQFFRAMDILVPLLEKEGLVLSLEAHPEDWIEQIAPAVDIIKTINSPSVKASFIAPHTFFYGPDMVANLRATEGHLVHVRLADTYDHNKSSELRYIVNPPGSKVRVHQHTNFGQGEIDFDTFFATLADMKFDGVLSNCVFAWEDRVDESARFMLNETRRYVAKYWNEA
- a CDS encoding Gfo/Idh/MocA family protein; amino-acid sequence: MTVRIGVIGTGAIGRDHARRINHVLGGARIVALSDVNRASAEAVKADIAPDAAIFDTGEALIASPDVDAVLVTSWGATHEQYVLAAIAAGKPCFCEKPLATTADGGKRIVDAEVAHGKRLVQVGFMRRYDAGYVALKKVVDSQIGAPIMVHAAHRNPAVPEQYVTPMAIHDTMIHEIDVLRWLLDDDYVSARVLFPRASARSHAKLRDPQIVILETAKGTIIDVEIFVNCHYGYDIQCQVVGEDGIANLPDPMAIPMRLGARQQSEILTDWKDRFIASYDVELQDFIHAAARGTASGPSSWDGYVAAITSDACVSAQDAEGAAIAINLPARPALYN
- a CDS encoding TIM barrel protein; the encoded protein is MRFAINHITAPNLSLEDFFSTARRLGLTEVEIRNDTPDVVHTMDPADVKAAAEKAGVEIVSINALYPFNVWSGDLPAKAVALADYAAASGAKALVMCPLNDGTKVSFDDLVAALSAMKPILQERGLTGLVEPLGFPISSLRTKAEALSAIDAADGSDVYRLVHDTFHHHLAGETEFFPSRTGLVHISGVVDPAVAVDDMLDAHRVLVDDADRLENVAQIKALIAAGFDGPFSFEPFAEEVHALTDPEAAVRESIAYVSAHL
- the iolC gene encoding bifunctional 5-dehydro-2-deoxygluconokinase/5-dehydro-2-deoxyphosphogluconate aldolase, producing the protein MNKSLDVITIGRSSVDLYGAQIGGRLEDMGSFRKYIGGSPTNMAAGTARLGLRSALITRVGNEHMGRFIREELAREGVDVTGVKTDPERLTALVLLGIRDEETFPLIFYRENCADMALSEDDIDEELIARSRSVVATGTHLSHPDTEKAVLKALELARKHGARTALDIDYRPNLWGLAGHGDGESRFVESAAVTSKLQSTLHLFDLIVGTEEEFHIAGGSTDTIAALRAVRAVSRATLVCKRGAAGAVAFTGNIPDDLNDGETGPGYPIEVFNVLGAGDGFMSGLIKGWLEDAAWPRALQYANACGAFAVSRHGCTPAYPSLAELTFFLDRGVKTKALRQDPELEQIHWATNRHQDWSIMRVFAFDHRMQLEAMPGATPEKIGHFKALCLQAALGVQNGQPGYGILCDNRLGKRALHAASGTGLWIGRPVEWPGSRPLTLEPEIGPDFGGLDEWPLDNVVKVLCFCHPDDATDLRDAQEETVRRLFAAARRNRLEFLLEIIPSKVSPVNDDTNATLIRRFYEIGVYPDWWKLEPMASRVAWEKACTAITDNDPNTRGIVVLGLDAPEDELAASFNVAASFPLVKGFAVGRTIFAQAARDWLVGATTDADAVADMQARYRRLCVLWDTARAAAQDNDAAVSSQGGL